A part of Numenius arquata chromosome 2, bNumArq3.hap1.1, whole genome shotgun sequence genomic DNA contains:
- the SYT10 gene encoding synaptotagmin-10, translating to MSFPAEDGVGSLCHKALQIISELCLGGQVEREKCAGIFPLETARQGIGGTDISVSLLAVVVSFCGLALLVVSLFVFWKLCWPCWRSKPLTSNASNVPQSNSSAPTEVFETSEKKEVKENGKPTTKVLEAALKISHTSPDIPAEVQNALKEHLIRHARMQRQITEPTSSSRHNSFRRHLPRQMQVSSVDFNMGTDPILQRGETTTSIGRIKPELYKQKSVDSDGQQEDVKTCGKLNFTLRYDYENELLAVTIVKALDLPAKDFTGTSDPYVKIYLLPDRKKKFQTRVHRKTLNPVFDETFQFPVAYDQLSNRKLHFSVYDFDRFSRHDMIGEVILDNLFEVSDLSREANVWKDIHCATTESIDLGEIMFSLCYLPTAGRMTLTVIKCRNLKAMDITGASDPYVKVSLMCEGRRLKKRKTTTKKNTLNPVYNEAIIFDIPPENVDQVSLSIAVMDYDRVGHNEVIGVCRTGIDAEGLGRDHWNEMLAYPRKPITHWHPLVELPGRATSFDSQGSCSSPKPPLTP from the exons ATGAGTTTCCCCGCGGAGGACGGCGTGGGCAGCCTCTGCCATAAGGCCCTGCAGATCATCTCGGAGCTGTGCCTGGGCGGGCAGGTGGAGCGGGAGAAGTGCGCCGGCATCTTCCCCCTGGAGACCGCCCGTCAGGGCATCGGCGGCACAG ACATCTCAGTCAGTCTGTTAGCAGTAGTCGTCAGCTTCTGCGGGCTCGCCTTGCTGGTAGTCTCACTTTTTGTCTTTTGGAAGTTGTGTTGGCCCTGCTGGAGAAGTAAACCTCTCACTTCCAATGCCAGTAATGTCCCTCAGAGCAACTCCAGTGCTCCTACGGAGGTTTTTGAGACCAGTGAGAAAAAGGAAGTTAAAGAAAATGGGAAACCTACCACGAAGGTACTTGAAGCTGCATTGAAAATTAGCCACACTTCACCTGATATACCAGCAGAGGTCCAGAATGCACTGAAAGAGCATCTGATCAGACATGCACGCATGCAGAGGCAGATCACTGAGCCCACATCCTCATCAAG gCACAATTCTTTCAGGAGGCACTTGCCAAGGCAGATGCAAGTGTCCAGTGTTGATTTTAACATGGGGACAGATCCGATTTTGCAAAGGGGAGAGACAACAACCAGCATTGGGAGAATAAAACCTGAACTCTACAAACAGAAGTCTGTGGATTCTGATGGGCAACAAGAAGATGTGAAAACATGTGGAAAACTTAACTTTACTCTCCGGTATGATTATGAGAATGAACTTCTGGCTGTCACAATAGTCAAAGCCTTAGATCTGCCTGCTAAAGACTTCACAGGAACATCTGACCCCTACGTTAAGATTTATCTGCTTCCAGATAGGAAAAAGAAGTTTCAGACACGAGTTCACAGAAAGACATTAAATCCTGTCTTTGATGAAACCTTTCAGTTTCCTGTAGCCTATGATCAACTCAGCAACAGGAAGTTGCATTTCAGTGTTTATGATTTTGACAGATTTTCTAGACATGACATGATTGGGGAAGTTATTCTTGATAACCTTTTTGAAGTCTCAGATCTCTCCAGGGAAGCCAATGTATGGAAAGACATCCACTGTGCCACCACA gaaagcatAGATTTGGGTGAGATCATGTTTTCCCTTTGCTATTTGCCTACTGCTGGGAGAATGACATTAACAGTCATCAAATGTAGGAATCTCAAAGCAATGGATATAACCGGCGCATCAG ATCCATATGTCAAAGTGTCACTGATGTGTGAGGGTCGAAGACTGAAAAAGCGGAAAACTACCACTAAGAAGAACACGCTCAATCCCGTTTATAATGAGGCCATCATCTTTGATATCCCTCCAGAGAATGTGGACCAGGTCAGCCTCTCCATTGCAGTGATGGATTACGATCG AGTAGGGCACAATGAGGTCATCGGGGTATGTCGGACAGGAATTGATGCTGAAGGACTTGGAAGAGATCATTGGAATGAAATGTTGGCTTACCCACGTAAACCAATAACTCACTGGCATCCACTAGTAGAG TTACCTGGCCGAGCAACCAGTTTTGATAGCCAGGGATCTTGTTCATCACCAAAACCACCTCTTACACCCTAG